The following coding sequences are from one Mytilus trossulus isolate FHL-02 chromosome 8, PNRI_Mtr1.1.1.hap1, whole genome shotgun sequence window:
- the LOC134680694 gene encoding uncharacterized protein LOC134680694 — protein MSSAKRSRDPPNPGNEPTEELGYPALVQYTFVPNGTESSEILVSEGDIVQLVYKVGGWVFIRTYEGKVGYIPFSFCKELESSKEKGSTYSETGLKGNSLDIPDFGDSNHSKLVHSFTENKFIRRSKSAVGNSERAQFRQQAKSERRVHFADQPKSRNSCDICYNFLTSFSSIEHNTPNVGLKKVNLKPHKLLKLLQTISKQGFVNSGNTRPPNNAQSYFGQITDNRINRRKSDYEFPIKFGNYCNQCDVLKDIFKNANRYSMSDLYSTIRNLHSHALADSDSEEEDNSERYDIKEKCSTNAQNGGVHNMAPVENNSNRSISYQDPESKQKVEIVRNNSFSGITDNERSDFTNGTLSSYDTSASDTRQIPTITAVTCTRAAKFTHNKCIDSVQRSPGLQNHKINNFFPENQSSNLCPPLLNGYDEDVTEFRSAEYHPPLVKKWRQANTSLSSESVIKRPPGIVREQTFEFESTRHKEVNFNDPKKENLNLTSSGGNKSLIGKINSPIRSFTMDSRRKPIVSNGDFSLDDDNISLEPSSSNGSPKGAITKCFTTYGHLTGFQSDVNTGKSLSIDRHSSQFSDRENVDKVEKKHNIESANQDYDNNCSKQTETDSAIDRRKIVARKVNPVIRSPRNLMSNSGPLLGRKNDKDIRKSLLEHSVMKRTQGNSTEMRAQPMRTQPMRAQHDFASQNESASGRTPPVLVKKFNKQMWRPSLAGSEGSDQRPFSPFGGTLPPSKIVKKKVVEVFV, from the exons CTGTAAGGAATTAGAAAGCTCTAAAGAAAAAGGATCAACATATAGTGAAACTGGATTAAAAGGAAACTCGTTGGACATTCCAGATTTTGGTGATTCAAACCATTCTAAATTAGTGCATTCTTTTactgaaaacaaatttattcgCCGGTCTAAAAGTGCCGTGGGAAATTCAGAACGTGCACAGTTCAGACAACAGGCTAAATCAGAAAGAAGAGTGCATTTTGCCGATCAGCCTAAGAGCCGAAATTCATGTGACATCTGCTATAATTTCTTAACAAGCTTTAGTAGTATTGAACATAATACTCCTAATGTTGGTCTAAAGAAAGTGAATTTAAAGCCTCATAAGCTACTTAAACTGTTACAGACGATTTCTAAACAAGGGTTCGTAAACAGTGGTAATACGAGGCCACCAAACAATGCACAATCATATTTCGGTCAAATCACAGATAATCGCATTAACAGAAGAAAGAGTGACTATGAATTCCcaataaaatttggaaattattgTAATCAGtgtgatgttttaaaagatattttcaaaaacgcAAATAGGTATTCCATGTCGGATCTTTATTCAACAATCCGCAATTTGCATTCACATGCTTTGGCGGATTCGGATTCGGAGGAGGAGGACAACAGTGAAAGATATgacataaaagaaaaatgttcaacaaacgCACAAAATGGCGGCGTGCACAATATGGCACCCGTTGAAAACAATTCGAATAGGTCGATTTCATATCAGGATCCAGAATCTAAACAGAAAGTTGAAATCGTGAGAAATAATTCGTTTAGTGGAATAACAGACAATGAGAGAAGTGACTTTACGAATGGTACTTTGTCTTCTTATGACACTTCTGCGTCTGATACTAGACAAATACCAACTATAACTGCCGTTACTTGTACTAGAGCGGCAAAATTTACGCACAATAAATGTATTGATAGTGTACAAAGAAGTCCGGGATTACAGAATcataaaattaacaacttttttCCTGAAAACCAATCTTCTAACTTATGTCCGCCTCTCTTGAATGGATATGATGAAGATGTAACTGAATTCAGATCAGCGGAATATCATCCGCCATTAGTGAAAAAATGGCGACAAGCAAATACTTCTCTGTCTTCTGAATCGGTTATTAAAAGACCACCTGGAATAGTACGAGAGCAAACGTTTGAATTCGAAAGCACGAGGCATAAAGAAGTAAATTTTAACGATCCaaagaaagaaaatttgaatttaacttCTTCCGGGGGAAATAAAAGTCTTATTGGAAAAATTAATTCTCCAATTCGTAGTTTTACAATGGATAGTCGAAGAAAGCCAATTGTTTCAAATGGTGATTTTAGTTTGGATGATGATAATATTTCTCTGGAACCATCATCGTCCAACGGAAGTCCGAAAGGGGCGATAACAAAGTGCTTTACAACGTATGGGCATCTGACAGGATTTCAGAGTGATGTCAATACGGGTAAATCTTTATCAATTGATAGACATTCTAGTCAATTTTCAGATCGTGAAAATGTTGATAAAGTTGAAAAGAAACATAATATTGAAAGTGCTAATCAGGATTACGATAACAATTGTTCAAAACAAACTGAAACCGATAGCGCCATTGATCGGCGGAAAATCGTTGCCAGAAAAGTTAATCCAGTTATACGTTCTCCGAGGAATCTAATGTCAAACAGTG gaCCCTTACTTGGaagaaaaaatgataaagacATTCGCAAATCACTCTTAGAACATTCAGTAATGAAAAGGACTCAAGGCAATTCTACTGAGATGCGTGCACAGCCAATGCGAACTCAGCCCATGCGTGCACAGCATGACTTTGCAAGCCAAAACGAGTCTGCGTCTGGGAGAACTCCTCCAGTGTTAGTaaaaaagttcaataaacaAATGTGGCGACCGTCATTAGCGGGGTCAGAAGGATCGGACCAAAGACCATTTTCACCATTCGGAGGAACTCTTCCTCCATCCAAAATCGTGAAAAAGAAGGTTGTAGaggtatttgtttaa